From Proteiniborus sp. MB09-C3, the proteins below share one genomic window:
- a CDS encoding TnsD family Tn7-like transposition protein, which yields MNFFPTPYPDEILYSTLARYCMRSGNIKEIHNFEDLFGTRNCIAVMELSTQLDALIENMPVGTKYTAEYFIYKHTLFPFLAAFIPKERAEKIIETMRNGEGAVSYMRIGLISNSINLNKYFRFCPECFKEDIERFGEPYWHRSHQVTGVFVCLKHKIPLCDSTELIRAGNRQRFISASCKNCIVEKEISYSNDLMKKMLWMAGDVEILLNNQFGFKKTEWFRNQFRVKLIEKGYARMNNYIHQKKLKQDFVDFYGHEYLALVQSPVSVNSGGWLPDMVRNNDRTTYSIRYLLLARFLEIPVADLFNTKLGSNDEDENNIDAYQELWDQRLIELTQSGLSIREISDILKSSTKTIRKAIDRLEIEEFWKFNGGGKYLHSKFTDTEEFRMKRERLRGKWLEIHAQYPDKSSSQIRKNNDGVYAWLKRYDSEWMEENYRRIKTVVNTVDWDKRDAELLPKVKEVIKEMKEGKPERITWSTVGGKLGISGWLSKRKEKLPLTKAYIDSELESLEEFHIRKIKWGIEELERQGKEITLWNIAETACVKPRYMEGIYKEIKQILNNRGYDCNFKF from the coding sequence GTGAACTTTTTTCCTACACCTTATCCAGACGAAATATTATATAGTACGCTGGCACGATACTGTATGCGAAGTGGAAATATAAAAGAAATCCATAATTTTGAAGACTTATTTGGAACAAGGAATTGTATAGCAGTTATGGAACTGTCTACACAATTAGATGCACTAATTGAAAATATGCCTGTCGGTACAAAATATACAGCAGAATATTTTATCTATAAGCATACCTTATTTCCTTTTCTTGCAGCATTTATCCCAAAAGAACGGGCTGAAAAGATAATTGAAACTATGAGAAATGGTGAAGGGGCAGTTTCCTACATGAGGATAGGTCTAATATCAAATTCTATCAATTTAAATAAATACTTTCGATTTTGTCCTGAGTGTTTTAAAGAGGACATAGAAAGATTTGGAGAGCCATATTGGCACAGAAGTCATCAGGTTACAGGGGTATTTGTATGTTTAAAACATAAGATACCCCTTTGTGATAGCACAGAACTCATAAGGGCAGGTAACAGACAGAGGTTTATTAGCGCATCTTGTAAGAACTGTATTGTAGAAAAAGAAATAAGTTATTCAAATGATTTGATGAAGAAGATGCTTTGGATGGCAGGAGATGTAGAAATACTTCTAAATAATCAATTTGGATTTAAGAAGACTGAGTGGTTTAGAAATCAGTTTCGAGTTAAGTTGATTGAAAAAGGCTATGCTAGGATGAACAATTATATTCACCAAAAGAAGTTAAAACAAGACTTTGTGGATTTTTATGGTCATGAATACTTGGCACTTGTTCAATCCCCTGTATCAGTTAATAGCGGAGGTTGGCTACCTGATATGGTTAGAAATAATGATAGGACAACCTATTCAATAAGGTATCTATTATTAGCGAGGTTTCTCGAAATTCCAGTGGCTGATTTATTTAATACAAAACTTGGCTCTAATGATGAAGATGAAAACAATATTGATGCTTATCAGGAACTGTGGGACCAGAGGTTGATAGAACTTACCCAGTCAGGACTATCAATCCGAGAAATATCAGATATATTAAAGTCATCTACAAAGACAATCAGAAAGGCTATTGATAGACTTGAAATAGAAGAATTCTGGAAGTTTAATGGTGGTGGGAAATATCTTCACAGCAAGTTTACTGATACAGAAGAATTCAGAATGAAAAGAGAAAGGTTAAGGGGAAAGTGGCTTGAAATCCATGCTCAATATCCTGATAAAAGCAGTAGCCAAATTCGTAAAAATAACGATGGAGTTTATGCATGGCTAAAAAGATATGATAGTGAATGGATGGAAGAAAACTATCGCAGAATAAAAACAGTAGTTAACACTGTTGATTGGGATAAAAGAGATGCTGAATTGCTTCCTAAAGTTAAGGAAGTGATAAAAGAAATGAAGGAAGGCAAGCCTGAAAGGATAACATGGTCAACTGTAGGAGGCAAGTTAGGGATTAGCGGCTGGCTCTCTAAAAGGAAGGAGAAACTCCCATTGACAAAGGCATATATAGACTCAGAATTAGAAAGTCTAGAAGAATTCCATATAAGAAAAATAAAATGGGGCATTGAAGAATTAGAAAGGCAGGGAAAAGAAATAACATTATGGAATATAGCAGAAACAGCATGTGTTAAGCCAAGGTACATGGAAGGGATTTATAAGGAAATTAAGCAGATATTAAATAACAGAGGATATGATTGCAATTTTAAATTTTAG
- a CDS encoding Shedu anti-phage system protein SduA domain-containing protein encodes MRIYDRDYTKLTEDEINEWEMLKKKEVVKTTGKFNIRKSMFRKYPKAVRHYLSIFPNNYLDIEDLKNEDMLKTSISNFYDFLSNENIIESDIAKFIKNNKAYFIIGSILKSNYNFGHHDAFIIPEFMLGNPYKVDYLLIGKNSGGYEFVFVELENPYGKITLKDGNLGDTFRKGIKQVFDWDEWLESNYVSLRETFQKYKNPNEQLPNDFLALIKQEYTMQLLLEEEMLSI; translated from the coding sequence ATGAGGATTTATGATAGAGATTATACTAAATTAACCGAAGATGAGATAAATGAATGGGAAATGCTTAAGAAAAAAGAAGTGGTAAAGACTACAGGAAAATTTAATATTAGAAAATCAATGTTTAGGAAATATCCCAAAGCAGTTAGACATTATTTAAGTATATTTCCTAATAACTACTTGGATATAGAAGATTTAAAAAATGAAGATATGCTTAAGACTAGTATTTCTAATTTCTACGATTTTTTAAGTAATGAAAACATTATTGAGAGTGATATTGCAAAGTTTATTAAGAATAATAAAGCATATTTTATAATTGGTTCTATTTTAAAATCAAATTATAACTTTGGGCATCATGATGCATTTATTATACCAGAGTTTATGTTGGGAAATCCATACAAAGTAGATTACCTACTCATAGGAAAAAACTCAGGTGGATATGAGTTCGTCTTTGTTGAGTTAGAAAATCCATATGGAAAAATCACCTTAAAAGATGGAAATTTAGGAGATACTTTTAGAAAAGGTATAAAACAGGTATTTGATTGGGATGAATGGCTTGAGTCAAATTATGTGTCACTCAGAGAAACTTTTCAAAAATATAAGAACCCAAATGAACAGTTGCCTAATGATTTTTTAGCCTTGATAAAACAAGAATACACTATGCAGTTGTTGCTGGAAGAAGAGATGCTTTCAATCTAA
- a CDS encoding DUF3885 domain-containing protein: protein MLKEQIRKELELFGLNNFEHPIYYHCHTGIRFEIGVGNVYDNDSTPSKEYVENALNRAMAIYNNGIKCPGILVWEVYPQNDEEKHNFQIIFQEKIASILPQEEYPQDIKVDGNTTKITEFYWDLKKSKIPMGKIFQEIILGDLGGVQEFVSSVYLFDIENHVMLHLYDDRGLDIVAHDKNTLMLLYQKLNTWILDYDREQIDKIFLG from the coding sequence TTGCTTAAAGAACAAATTCGGAAAGAATTAGAATTATTTGGGCTAAACAATTTTGAACACCCTATATATTACCACTGCCATACAGGAATTCGTTTTGAAATTGGAGTGGGAAATGTATATGACAATGATAGTACTCCATCAAAAGAATATGTTGAAAACGCATTGAATCGTGCTATGGCGATATATAATAATGGAATAAAGTGCCCTGGTATATTGGTATGGGAAGTATATCCTCAAAATGATGAAGAAAAGCATAATTTTCAAATTATATTTCAAGAAAAAATAGCATCAATCTTACCACAAGAGGAATATCCACAAGATATAAAGGTTGATGGCAATACAACTAAGATAACTGAATTTTATTGGGATTTGAAAAAGTCAAAAATACCAATGGGAAAAATATTTCAGGAAATTATACTTGGTGATTTGGGTGGAGTTCAAGAATTTGTTTCATCGGTATACCTATTTGATATTGAAAATCATGTTATGTTGCACCTGTATGATGATAGAGGGCTTGATATTGTTGCCCATGATAAGAATACATTAATGCTACTTTATCAGAAATTGAATACATGGATACTTGATTATGACCGCGAACAAATAGATAAAATATTTCTCGGTTAG
- a CDS encoding ABC transporter permease: MRDYIRKRITTGILTILFSFCLTFFLIRYAPGNPIKVLAGTENPNPELIEHLTAKYGLDKSIPIQFVNYIKNILKGDLGYSYMSNEPVSKLIGEKLFATILLTLTGVILSVVVGTFLGVYAARKAGSIFDKLMCSACYLFDAIPSFWLGLILILIFASKFGILPTSGMYDLRADHQGFARVLDVIKHMVLPVSTLFIIQMPMYFRISRSSVLQTMSEDFILTLRAAGMKENKIFNKYVLRNAIIPTITKLSLSLAFIISGVALIEIVFAWPGMGRLIMDAIMKRDYPLLTGVYLMISVSICIVMIITDIIYALIDPRIRFE; the protein is encoded by the coding sequence ATGAGAGATTATATTAGAAAGCGTATAACTACTGGAATCTTGACAATATTATTTTCTTTTTGTTTAACCTTTTTTTTGATTAGATATGCTCCAGGAAATCCTATAAAGGTTTTAGCAGGTACAGAAAATCCTAATCCAGAGCTTATAGAACACTTAACAGCTAAATATGGATTAGATAAATCGATTCCAATCCAGTTTGTCAATTACATAAAAAATATATTAAAAGGTGATCTTGGATATTCATATATGAGCAATGAGCCTGTGTCAAAGTTAATTGGTGAAAAGTTATTTGCCACAATTTTACTTACCTTAACAGGGGTTATATTGTCAGTTGTAGTAGGAACATTCTTAGGTGTATATGCAGCAAGGAAAGCAGGGTCTATATTTGACAAGCTTATGTGTAGTGCTTGCTATCTTTTTGATGCTATTCCCAGCTTTTGGCTTGGATTAATTTTGATACTTATATTTGCATCTAAATTTGGAATTTTACCTACTTCAGGAATGTATGATTTAAGAGCTGATCATCAAGGGTTTGCTCGTGTTTTAGATGTTATAAAGCATATGGTTTTACCGGTCAGTACTCTATTTATAATTCAGATGCCAATGTATTTCAGAATATCCAGATCCTCAGTTTTACAGACTATGTCAGAGGATTTTATTTTGACTTTAAGAGCGGCAGGAATGAAAGAGAATAAGATCTTTAATAAATATGTATTGAGAAATGCCATAATTCCTACTATTACAAAACTTAGCTTATCTTTGGCATTTATAATTAGTGGAGTAGCTTTGATAGAGATAGTTTTTGCATGGCCTGGTATGGGGAGACTTATTATGGATGCAATAATGAAAAGGGATTATCCTTTGCTGACAGGTGTATATCTGATGATCTCCGTATCTATTTGTATAGTTATGATTATTACTGATATTATCTATGCATTAATAGATCCAAGAATCAGGTTTGAATAA
- a CDS encoding ABC transporter permease: MKNLQCILKKICSTKELLIGITILIILILVAILSPFIATNDPYFLNDDLTARPSAKYIFGTDGLGRDVFSMVVWGARTSLKVGIIVAFISSIIGTLIGGIAGYLGGKTDKIISEIINIFLMLPTFFLILIIIAIYGSSLTNIIVIMALTSWTGTARLMRSQAISLRERTFIKSAQTIGEGNIRILFRHIIPNGIFPIIADSTMAISSAILSEAGLSFLGLGDPNVISWGKIIANGKVYLPRSWWICTFPGLAIVCTVLSFYLIGEGMNCLLNPKFNGKN; the protein is encoded by the coding sequence ATGAAGAATTTGCAATGTATATTGAAGAAAATATGCTCTACTAAGGAACTATTGATTGGTATTACAATTCTTATAATATTGATTTTAGTAGCGATACTATCCCCCTTTATTGCTACTAATGACCCTTATTTTTTAAACGATGATTTAACTGCAAGACCTTCTGCTAAATATATTTTTGGTACTGATGGTTTAGGTAGGGATGTATTTAGCATGGTAGTTTGGGGTGCTAGAACATCACTAAAGGTAGGAATTATAGTTGCTTTTATATCGTCGATTATAGGGACGTTAATAGGAGGTATTGCGGGATATTTGGGGGGAAAGACTGATAAAATAATTTCCGAGATAATAAATATTTTTTTAATGCTGCCTACTTTTTTTCTAATACTAATTATTATTGCAATCTATGGCAGTAGTTTAACCAATATAATAGTTATCATGGCATTAACAAGCTGGACAGGCACTGCAAGATTGATGCGTTCCCAAGCAATATCACTAAGAGAAAGGACATTTATAAAAAGTGCTCAAACCATTGGTGAAGGTAATATTAGGATATTGTTTAGGCATATTATACCTAACGGAATTTTCCCGATTATAGCAGATTCCACCATGGCAATATCGTCTGCAATATTATCCGAGGCAGGCTTATCCTTCTTGGGTCTTGGAGACCCTAACGTTATAAGCTGGGGTAAAATAATTGCAAATGGAAAAGTATATCTTCCCCGTAGCTGGTGGATATGTACTTTTCCCGGTTTGGCAATTGTATGTACAGTGCTTTCCTTTTATTTAATCGGAGAAGGAATGAATTGTCTGTTAAACCCTAAATTTAATGGGAAAAACTGA
- a CDS encoding ABC transporter ATP-binding protein gives MSLININNLNIVYKVKGKEIKAVKDLSLNIESEDSVGIVGESGSGKSTFAMSILSLLPKETTEITGDIIFDGTNLLRIDEERLRQIKWKEIAYVFQKSMNSLSPVHKIGLQMNDIYKIHEAHATDKDIKKRIFELFNLVNLSEGVYNLYPHELSGGMMQRVSIALSLLHYPRLLILDEATTALDVVTQGQILEEIMELEKKLKLTRVMITHDVSVVSLTCKKVAVMYAGYLLESGYVKDVLSFPKHPYTMELLNSYPSLTGERNKLKGIPGSFPDLSAVHEGCIFADRCKESMDICFVSEPKTVELSNDWKVACHLVG, from the coding sequence ATGTCATTAATTAATATAAATAATCTAAATATTGTATATAAAGTTAAAGGGAAGGAAATTAAAGCAGTAAAGGATTTATCTTTGAATATAGAATCAGAAGATTCTGTTGGAATAGTCGGTGAATCTGGGTCAGGAAAATCAACATTTGCCATGTCGATTCTTAGTCTCCTTCCCAAGGAAACAACAGAGATAACGGGAGATATTATATTTGATGGGACTAATCTGTTAAGAATAGATGAAGAAAGATTGAGACAAATAAAGTGGAAGGAAATTGCATATGTTTTCCAAAAATCAATGAATTCACTAAGTCCCGTGCATAAAATTGGGCTTCAAATGAATGATATATATAAAATTCATGAGGCACATGCCACAGATAAGGATATTAAAAAGAGGATATTTGAACTATTTAATCTTGTGAATCTCTCAGAGGGAGTATATAATCTTTATCCTCATGAATTATCAGGGGGAATGATGCAAAGGGTCAGTATAGCTCTTAGCTTACTTCATTACCCGAGATTATTGATATTAGATGAGGCAACAACTGCTTTAGATGTTGTGACACAAGGACAGATACTTGAGGAGATAATGGAGCTTGAAAAAAAGCTAAAATTGACAAGGGTAATGATAACTCATGATGTGTCAGTAGTATCTTTAACATGTAAAAAAGTTGCAGTAATGTACGCAGGTTATCTTCTTGAATCGGGATATGTGAAAGATGTTCTTAGTTTTCCTAAGCATCCTTATACTATGGAGCTTTTGAATTCCTATCCATCTCTTACAGGAGAGAGAAACAAGTTAAAGGGGATTCCAGGTTCTTTTCCAGATCTTAGTGCAGTACATGAGGGCTGTATCTTTGCTGATAGATGCAAAGAGTCTATGGATATATGCTTTGTCAGTGAGCCAAAGACAGTAGAGCTATCAAACGATTGGAAGGTAGCATGTCATTTAGTAGGGTAG